A window of the Brassica oleracea var. oleracea cultivar TO1000 chromosome C1, BOL, whole genome shotgun sequence genome harbors these coding sequences:
- the LOC106302302 gene encoding LOB domain-containing protein 28 gives MSTPCAACKYLRRKCTQACVFAPYFPPNKQEDYAAIHKVFGASQVTKILNDLHPSQRQDAVTSLVYEAQTLLLDPVHGCSPHVYNLQRQLKDLQDQLHIARNELASYNNIVPPLDLPPPITYQQNHHNPMLMPVVSNYDGPLTQQLHEEAHRVESERSAQVQQMQPNAAPSKRDDCP, from the coding sequence ATGTCGACGCCATGCGCTGCATGCAAGTACCTAAGGAGAAAATGCACACAAGCCTGCGTGTTTGCGCCTTACTTCCCACCTAACAAACAGGAAGATTACGCAGCGATCCACAAGGTATTCGGAGCAAGCCAAGTGACTAAAATTCTCAACGACCTTCACCCAAGCCAGAGACAAGACGCCGTGACCTCTCTCGTTTATGAGGCACAAACTCTTCTCCTTGACCCGGTCCATGGCTGTTCTCCTCACGTTTACAACCTCCAGCGTCAGCTCAAAGACCTTCAGGACCAGCTTCACATCGCCAGGAACGAGCTCGCCTCTTACAATAATATCGTCCCACCGCTAGACCTACCTCCTCCGATTACGTATCAGCAAAACCATCACAACCCTATGTTGATGCCTGTTGTGTCTAATTATGATGGTCCGTTAACTCAACAGTTACATGAAGAGGCTCATCGGGTTGAATCTGAAAGAAGCGCTCAAGTGCAGCAAATGCAGCCAAATGCAGCACCCTCAAAGAGGGATGACTGTCCATGA
- the LOC106343777 gene encoding phosphoglycerate mutase-like protein 4, producing MAEEDSVGEGYAEIVVVRHGETSWNAERKIQGHLDVELNDAGRQQAEKVAQRLSKEPKVSYVYSSDLKRAFETAQIIAAKCGNLEVLTDPDLRERHLGDMQGLVYQEASKLRPEAYKAFSSNRTDVDIPGGGESLDKLYDRCTSALQRIGDKHQGERVVVVTHGGVIRSLYERARPSARKVEKILNTSVNVFRLFDGDKWTIQVWGDVSHLDQTGFLQSGFGGDRTSG from the exons ATGGCGGAAGAAGA TTCCGTTGGTGAGGGTTATGCTGAAATCGTTGTTGTACGTCATGGAGAAACATCTTGGAATGCCGAGAGAAAGATCCAG GGTCATTTGGATGTTGAACTAAACGATGCAGGAAGACAACAAGCAGAAAAA GTTGCTCAACGGTTATCAAAGGAGCCTAAGGTATCTTATGTCTACTCTTCTGACTTGAAGAGAGCCTTTGAGACTGCTCAGATTATTGCTGCTAAATGCGGCAACCTTGAG GTACTTACTGATCCTGATTTGCGGGAGAGACATTTAGGGGATATGCAAGGTCTTGTGTATCAAGAAGCTTCCAAACTTCGTCCAGAAGCTTACAAAGCCTTCTCATCTAACCGCACTGACGTTGATATTCCA GGTGGAGGAGAAAGTCTCGACAAGCTTTACGACAGATGTACATCTGCATTGCAGAGAATCGGCGACAAACATCAAG GTGAGAGAGTGGTGGTAGTGACTCATGGAGGTGTGATTCGATCTCTCTACGAAAGAGCTCGTCCAAGTGCACGAAAAGTTGAAAAGATTCTCAACACTTCGGTCAACGTGTTCCGTTTATTCGACGGTGACAAATGGACAATCCAAGTTTGGGGAGATGTGTCTCATTTGGACCAAACCGGTTTCTTGCAATCCGGTTTTGGTGGTGACAGAACCTCTGGTTAA
- the LOC106301702 gene encoding uncharacterized protein LOC106301702 isoform X1 has protein sequence MCSSSATSLSFFRYYLKSLGARFLLLLMKNTKTPNRFRRNVVSMAAELKQVKDCLVSQEQFFVNKTLSRKEKKTKIKNMEREICKLHKTLEDRNCQLEASSSAATKVLTLTYPFVF, from the exons ATGTGTTCCTCTTCTGCGACTTCGCTCTCCTTCTTCCGCTACTATCTCAAGAG TCTTGGTGCTAGATTCCTACTGCTGCTAATGAAAAACACAAAGACTCCAAACCG ATTCAGGCGGAACGTGGTGTCTATGGCGGCTGAGCTGAAGCAAGTGAAAGACTGTTTAGTTTCTCAAGAACAATTCTTTGTTAACAAAACCCTTTCTAGAAAA GAAAAAAAGACAAAAATTAAAAACATGGAAAGAGAGATATGTAAATTGCATAAAACATTGGAAGACAGAAATTGCCAGCTCGAAGCTTCATCATCTGCTGCTACAAAGGTTTTAACTTTGACATACCCTTTTGTCTTTTGA
- the LOC106301702 gene encoding uncharacterized protein LOC106301702 isoform X2: MCSSSATSLSFFRYYLKRFRRNVVSMAAELKQVKDCLVSQEQFFVNKTLSRKEKKTKIKNMEREICKLHKTLEDRNCQLEASSSAATKVLTLTYPFVF; the protein is encoded by the exons ATGTGTTCCTCTTCTGCGACTTCGCTCTCCTTCTTCCGCTACTATCTCAAGAG ATTCAGGCGGAACGTGGTGTCTATGGCGGCTGAGCTGAAGCAAGTGAAAGACTGTTTAGTTTCTCAAGAACAATTCTTTGTTAACAAAACCCTTTCTAGAAAA GAAAAAAAGACAAAAATTAAAAACATGGAAAGAGAGATATGTAAATTGCATAAAACATTGGAAGACAGAAATTGCCAGCTCGAAGCTTCATCATCTGCTGCTACAAAGGTTTTAACTTTGACATACCCTTTTGTCTTTTGA
- the LOC106314800 gene encoding CDPK-related kinase 5-like, whose amino-acid sequence MGLCHSKPPSSDRVPAQNSPLPASESVKPNGDNDGDHSAANNEGKKSPFFPFFSPSPAHSFFSKKTPATSGNSTPKRFFKRPFPPPSPAKHIRAVLARRHGSVKTIPEGGGGESEVGLDKSFGFSKGFSSKYEMGEEVGRGHFGYTCAAKFKKGDAKGQQVAVKVIPKAKMTTAIAIEDVRREVKILRALSGHNNLPHFYDAYEDHDNVYIVMELCEGGELLDRILSRGGKYTEEDAKTVMIQILNVVAFCHLQGVVHRDLKPENFLYTSKEDTSQLKAIDFGLSDYVRPDERLNDIVGSAYYVAPEVLHRSYSTEADIWSVGVIVYILLCGSRPFWARTESGIFRAVLKADPTFDDTPWPLLSSEARDFVKRLLNKDPRRRLTAAQALSHPWIKDLNDAKVPLDILVFKLMRAYLRSSSLRKAALRALSKTLTVDELFYLREQFALLEPSKNGTISLENIKSALMKMATDAMKDSRIPEFLAQLSALQYRRMDFEEFCAAALSVHQLEALDRWEQHARCAYELFEKEGNRPIMIDELASELGLGPSVPVHAVLHDWLRHTDGKLSFLGFVKLLHGVSNRTIKAH is encoded by the exons ATGGGCCTCTGTCATTCGAAACCTCCAAGCTCCGATCGAGTTCCGGCGCAGAATAGTCCTCTTCCAGCGTCAGAATCCGTAAAGCCTAACGGCGACAATGACGGAGATCACTCTGCAGCCAACAATGAGGGGAAGAAATCTCCGTTCTTCCCCTTCTTCAGCCCGAGCCCAGCTCACTCCTTCTTCTCCAAGAAGACTCCGGCGACCAGCGGAAACTCCACGCCGAAGCGATTCTTCAAACGGCCCTTTCCCCCTCCGTCTCCGGCCAAACACATCAGAGCCGTTCTCGCGAGACGCCACGGCTCCGTGAAGACCATCCCGGAAGGCGGCGGCGGCGAATCCGAGGTGGGTTTGGATAAAAGCTTCGGGTTCTCGAAGGGCTTCTCGAGTAAGTACGAGATGGGTGAGGAAGTGGGTCGTGGTCATTTCGGGTACACTTGCGCTGCTAAGTTTAAGAAAGGCGATGCCAAAGGACAGCAAGTCGCTGTTAAGGTTATTCCCAAAGCAAAG ATGACTACGGCTATTGCTATTGAAGATGTGAGGAGGGAAGTGAAGATATTGAGAGCTTTGTCTGGTCATAACAACCTTCCTCATTTCTATGATGCCTATGAGGATCATGACAATGTCTATATTGTGATGGA GCTATGTGAAGGAGGAGAGCTTTTGGATAGAATACTCTCTAG GGGTGGGAAGTACACAGAGGAGGATGCAAAGACTGTTATGATTCAGATATTGAATGTGGTTGCCTTTTGTCATCTCCAAGGTGTTGTCCACCGTGATCTCAAACCCGAG AACTTCCTTTATACCTCAAAAGAAGACACCTCTCAACTCAAGGCAATAGATTTTGGCTTGTCAGATTACGTGAGACCAG ATGAGAGGCTCAACGACATTGTTGGGAGTGCTTACTACGTAGCACCTGAGGTTCTACATAGATCTTACAGCACAGAAGCTGATATTTGGAGTGTTGGTGTGATTGTCTATATTCTGTTATGTGGAAGCCGACCGTTTTGGGCTAGGACAGAGTCAGGAATCTTCCGTGCTGTTCTAAAAGCAGATCCCACTTTCGACGACACTCCTTGGCCTTTGTTATCTTCAGAGGCAAGAGATTTTGTGAAGCGGTTGCTAAACAAAGACCCTCGTAGAAGATTAACAGCTGCTCAGGCCTTGA GTCATCCATGGATAAAGGACTTAAATGACGCCAAGGTTCCATTGGATATTCTTGTTTTCAAACTCATGAGAGCTTATTTAAGATCATCGTCTCTCCGTAAAGCTGCATTAAGG GCTTTGTCAAAAACACTTACGGTTGATGAACTGTTTTATCTGAGGGAGCAGTTTGCTTTGCTAGAACCTAGCAAGAACGGAACAATAAGTCTAGAAAACATCAAATCT GCTCTGATGAAAATGGCAACAGACGCAATGAAGGATTCACGTATACCTGAATTCTTAGCACAA CTGAGTGCTCTTCAATATAGAAGAATGGACTTTGAAGAGTTTTGTGCAGCGGCATTGAGTGTTCATCAGCTAGAAGCTCTTGATAGATGGGAACAACACGCTCGTTGTGCTTATGAGCTTTTCGAGAAGGAAGGAAACAGACCCATCATGATAGATGAACTCGCTTCG GAACTTGGTCTTGGTCCTTCTGTACCGGTCCATGCAGTGCTTCACGACTGGCTTAGACATACCGATGGAAAGCTTAGTTTTCTGGGGTTTGTGAAATTGTTACATGGTGTGTCTAACCGCACTATCAAAGCTCATTAG
- the LOC106299112 gene encoding glutamic acid-rich protein, whose amino-acid sequence MADEKEIIDICSSDEEDEENDINGETSEEDEGEEDDDDDEEEDDDRSLSGDDSEWSEDDSTDSNSDFDDDEDEDDDEDDEEDDEDSLVDKVTRLLKGLSI is encoded by the exons ATGGCGGATGAGAAGGAGATCATCGATATTTGTAGCTCCGATGAGGAAGACGAAGAAAACGATATAAATGGCGAGACCAGTGAAGAAGACGAGGGAGAAGAAGATGATGATGATGATGAAGAAGAAGATGATGATCGGAGCTTGAG TGGAGATGATAGCGAATGGAGTGAAGATGACTCCACGGATTCAAATTCAGACTTCGATGATGACGAAGATGAAGATGACGACGAAGATGATGAGGAAGATGATGAAGACTCTCTTGTAGATAAAGTCACTCGCCTGCTCAAGGGTTTATCTATTTAG
- the LOC106324784 gene encoding 3-oxoacyl-[acyl-carrier-protein] reductase FabG-like, whose translation MMRNVGSSSSGSKGIAAVVGVGPKLGRSVARKFAHEGYTVAILARDLGRLSRVAEEIAREEKAQVFAIRIDCADPRSVREAFEGVLSLGFVEVLVYNAYHSSSSYTSHHPTSFTHIPFQSFHTSLSVSVFAAFLCAQQVIPGMMEKGKGTILFTGCSASLNGVAGFSELCCGKFALRALSQCLAREYQAFGIHVAHVIIDGVVGPPRETNIPQRGMVAEQSYNFRSEDGEGEGESSGVMGMDPDVLAQTYWSLHVQDRRAWTQELDIRPSNTRF comes from the exons ATGATGAGAAACGTAGGAAGTTCGAGCTCCGGCAGCAAAGGCATAGCGGCGGTGGTCGGCGTAGGTCCAAAGCTAGGCCGTTCAGTCGCTCGAAAGTTCGCACATGAAGGCTACACCGTCGCCATTCTCGCCCGCGATCTAG GCAGGTTATCTCGAGTGGCTGAAGAGATAGCGAGAGAAGAGAAAGCGCAAGTGTTTGCTATAAGAATTGATTGTGCTGATCCAAGAAGCGTAAGAGAAGCTTTCGAAGGAGTGTTGTCGTTAGGGTTTGTTGAGGTTTTGGTGTACAATGCTTATCACTCGTCTTCTTCTTACACAAGTCACCATCCCACTTCATTCACCCACATTCCTTTCCAATCTTTTCATACTTCTCTTTCTGTCTCTGTCTTCGCTGCATTCCTTTGCGCCCAACAG GTTATTCCCGGGATGATGGAGAAAGGGAAAGGAACTATACTCTTCACCGGTTGCTCGGCGTCATTGAATGGCGTTGCTGGTTTCTCCGAGCTAT GCTGTGGGAAATTTGCGTTGAGGGCACTTTCTCAATGCTTAGCAAGAGAATATCAAGCTTTTGGAATTCATGTGGCTCATGTTATCATCGACGGTGTGGTTGGACCTCCAAG AGAAACAAACATCCCACAGAGAGGAATGGTCGCAGAGCAATCATACAACTTTAGAAGCGAAGATGGAGAAGGAGAAGGCGAAAGCTCCGGAGTGATGGGAATGGATCCTGATGTATTGGCTCAAACATACTGGAGCCTTCACGTTCAAGATCGGAGAGCTTGGACTCAAGAACTCGATATCCGACCATCAAACACAAGGTTCTAG